One stretch of Micromonospora cremea DNA includes these proteins:
- a CDS encoding integrase core domain-containing protein, with amino-acid sequence MDLDQRAARLRFLLRDHDKKFTNIFDAVFTPEGIDVIKTPPQAPRANAFAERWVGTVRRECTDRILIVGDGHLARYTTHYNSHRPHQSLGQQPPNPPSGVTDLTAARIQRRPILGGLINEYSQAA; translated from the coding sequence ATGGACCTCGACCAACGCGCGGCGCGGCTGCGGTTCCTGCTGCGCGACCACGACAAGAAGTTCACGAACATCTTCGACGCGGTGTTCACCCCCGAAGGCATCGACGTGATCAAAACCCCACCTCAGGCACCCCGGGCGAACGCCTTCGCCGAACGATGGGTTGGCACCGTACGCCGGGAGTGCACCGACCGGATCCTCATCGTCGGCGACGGCCACCTCGCCAGGTACACGACCCACTACAACAGCCACCGCCCACATCAATCACTCGGCCAGCAGCCGCCCAACCCGCCGTCGGGAGTTACTGACTTGACCGCCGCCAGGATCCAACGGCGCCCGATCCTCGGCGGGCTGATCAACGAGTATTCGCAGGCAGCGTAG
- a CDS encoding alpha/beta fold hydrolase, producing the protein MTSIPEEVGMPDTALGTGKTVALPSGRVAYTERGSGPTVVFVHGLLVNANLWRKVVPAIADAGFRCIAPNWPLGAHQVPMPADADLTPPGVAKLMAEFLDALDLTDVTVLANDTGGALTQILSSSRSPPAKSTWLG; encoded by the coding sequence GTGACATCGATCCCCGAGGAGGTCGGCATGCCCGACACAGCTCTTGGCACCGGCAAGACCGTGGCCCTGCCCAGCGGCCGGGTCGCCTACACCGAGCGTGGCTCAGGCCCGACCGTCGTGTTCGTGCATGGTCTGCTGGTCAACGCCAACCTCTGGCGCAAGGTCGTGCCGGCCATCGCGGACGCGGGCTTTCGCTGCATCGCGCCGAATTGGCCGCTCGGCGCGCACCAGGTGCCCATGCCGGCAGACGCCGACCTGACGCCTCCCGGGGTCGCCAAGCTGATGGCGGAGTTCCTCGACGCGCTTGACCTGACCGACGTCACCGTGCTCGCCAACGACACCGGCGGCGCACTGACCCAGATCCTGTCTTCGTCGAGATCGCCACCCGCCAAGTCCACATGGTTGGGGTGA